Proteins from a single region of Mytilus trossulus isolate FHL-02 chromosome 2, PNRI_Mtr1.1.1.hap1, whole genome shotgun sequence:
- the LOC134705236 gene encoding uncharacterized protein LOC134705236 → MSLCCLKTRDLSWQDHSINIELILAPRKTNLLSKQHISLGSKCEDEVTRYELKQNTFLKHLQLEKHHLGQKATDYYILKAKRFLDNFPVDLRKEILNRRSFSDALNKIRDEVLENQKRAQSEPLPNRSGSYRRKSDTNDTKFPQLSSQIKKKNPDTKRGDFTYITEVPERNNELPPVIIEVDKTRPEKPSLRRSNTEYISMRRTESVKSNSHSASSDSRRPKLTRQKSVRFENDNEPSEKKATLQEKVKEFIKEQEYFNSQVQHNHQVNKTGNENENDKEKLVSAFDNFCKMQNNKSQLHKLVKLASKFKVSNSSMTNSVRQYKSSRSYQTIHNGS, encoded by the coding sequence ATGTCGTTATGTTGTCTTAAAACGCGAGACCTTTCATGGCAAGACCATAGCATCAATATTGAATTAATATTGGCACCAAGAAAAACCAATTTACTATCGAAACAACACATTTCACTAGGTTCCAAATGTGAAGACGAGGTTACCAGATACGAACTAAAACAGAACACATTCCTGAAACACTTACAACTCGAAAAACATCATCTTGGTCAGAAAGCTACCGATTACTATATATTGAAAGCTAAACGTTTTCTAGATAACTTTCCTGTCGACCTGCGAAAAGAAATCCTGAATCGTCGATCTTTTTCAGATGCACTGAACAAAATAAGGGATGAAGTATTAGAAAACCAAAAGCGGGCACAATCCGAACCTTTACCAAACAGATCAGGGTCATACAGAAGAAAATCAGATACAAATGATACTAAGTTCCCACAGTTGAGCAGTCagatcaaaaagaaaaaccctGACACTAAAAGAGGTGATTTTACTTATATAACAGAGGTCCCTGAGAGAAATAACGAATTGCCACCAGTTATAATAGAAGTAGACAAAACTCGTCCCGAAAAACCCTCTTTGAGAAGATCTAACACAGAATATATATCCATGAGAAGAACAGAGTCCGTCAAATCAAACTCACATTCTGCAAGTTCTGACTCACGTCGCCCAAAGTTGACAAGACAAAAATCTGTAAGGTTTGAAAACGATAACGAACCATCAGAGAAAAAAGCTACTCTACAAGAAAAGGTCAAAGAATTCATTAAAGAGCAAGAATACTTCAACTCACAAGTTCAACACAATCACCAAGTAAACAAGACAGGAAacgaaaatgaaaatgacaaagaGAAATTAGTTAGTGCTTTTGACAATTTCTGTAAAATGCAGAACAATAAATCTCAGCTACATAAGCTGGTAAAATTAGCATCGAAATTCAAAGTGAGCAATTCTAGTATGACAAATTCAGTACGACAATATAAATCATCCCGTTCATATCAGACAATCCATAACGGGtcgtga
- the LOC134707560 gene encoding matrilysin-like, which translates to MIMLSSMFLKIGLVFAILPGFLLTEDAGTLSRTKRQDDFQVDGFFETFGYMDVPTSSQGGHDAADRERAVREFQKMTGIPITGKVDKETVTKMKSPRCGFQDVLRPSQRPGEINTNPKDVQLKPLSNVFKWPKNQVTWKVMGYTRQLGGASQRSSFINAFKKWSDVANINIREVGGGDADILIDYKRRDHYDGSPFDGKGRTLAHAFFPGSHDISGDTHFDDDEQWTLGTKEGTNLEIVAAHEFGHALGLGHSSNSKALMAPYYQGYDPDYKLLYDDIYRMQSLYGGRAATRPTSRPRVTTRRPRVTTKRPSTKPSICDLKFDSMFMNGDDRRIYAFRYRKIYQFESDQNGIEKSFTKVSRKVLTPRVPINTGAAVVDRYKRLYVFKGTKLFRYTRFRLDAGFPKRITIPFFQNVDAALEYNNVIYVFKDDKFSIWHENYSRSPPSGYPKPISSYWKGIPNNVEAALNINDGYTYFFKGTKYFKYNNRYQRTEYRKDKAPAWLGCGRAVPK; encoded by the exons ATGATCATGCTGTCCAGCATGTTTCTTAAAATTGGTTTGGTTTTTGCAATTTTGCCGGGCTTTTTGCTAACAGAAGATGCCGGTACTCTCTCTAGAACAAAGAGACAAGACGATTTCCAAGTTGAC GGTTTCTTTGAAACTTTTGGCTATATGGATGTCCCTACAAGTTCCCAAGGCGGCCATGATGCAGCCGACAGAGAACGAGCAGTCAG agaatttcagaaaatgaCTGGAATACCAATAACTGGTAAAGTAGACAAGGAAACAGTTACTAAGATGAAATCACCAAGATGCGGATTTCAGGATGTACTAAGACCAAGCCAAAGACCTGGTGAAATTAATACAAATCCAAAGGATGTACAGCTGAAACCACTTTCCAATG ttttcaaaTGGCCAAAAAATCAGGTGACATGGAAAGTTATGGGATATACAAGACAGCTTGGAGGTGCTTCTCAAAG aagttcatttataaatgcatttaaaaagtGGTCAGATGTGGCTAACATCAATATCCGGGAAGTTGGTGGTGGCGACGCAGATATTTTAATCGATTACAAACGCAGAGATCATTACGATGGTAGTCCATTTGACGGAAAGG GTCGGACACTTGCGCATGCTTTCTTTCCTGGGTCACATGACATTTCAGGTGATACACATTTTGACGATGACGAACAGTGGACACTTGGTACAAAGGAAGGTACAAATTTGGAAATTGTAGCTGCTCACGAGTTTGGACACGCCCTTGGTCTAGGTCATTCTTCTAATTCAAAAGCTTTGATGGCACCATATTACCAAGGATATGACCCAGACTACAAACTACTGTATGACGACATCTATAGAATGCAATCACTATATG GTGGAAGAGCTGCTACGAGACCTACATCTCGTCCACGTGTGACAACGAGAAGACCAAGGGTTACAACAAAACGACCCTCTACGAAACCAAGTATCTGTGATCTGAAATTCGACTCCATGTTTATGAATG GTGATGATCGTCGAATTTACGCCTTCCGATATAGAAAAATCTATCAATTTGAGAGTGACCAAAATGGCATAGAAAAGAGCTTTACCAAAGTTTCAAGGAAAGTATTAACCCCAAGAGTACCTATCAATACAGGAGCTGCAGTCGTAGACAGGTACAAAAGACTGTATGTATTCAAAG GAACCAAGTTATTTCGATACACAAGATTTCGACTAGATGCTGGTTTTCCAAAGAGGATAACCATTCCATTTTTCCAGAATGTAGATGCAGCTCTCGAATATAATAATGTCATCTACGTCTTTAAg GATGATAAATTTAGTATCTGGCACGAGAACTACAGCCGAAGCCCACCTTCTGGATATCCAAAACCAATAAGTAGCTACTGGAAAGGCATACCAAACAATGTTGAAGCAGCTTTAAATATCAATGATGGATATACATACTTCTTCAAGGGAACAAA atattttaaatacaacaaTAGATACCAGAGGACAGAATATCGAAAGGATAAAGCACCGGCATGGCTTGGATGTGGAAGAGCTGTTCCGAAATAA